Proteins found in one Sorghum bicolor cultivar BTx623 chromosome 1, Sorghum_bicolor_NCBIv3, whole genome shotgun sequence genomic segment:
- the LOC8083702 gene encoding alpha-L-arabinofuranosidase 1 isoform X2 yields the protein MGIPRACSVCWLFHVLVLVCSLCQIFYIGSVVAQTAQLTVDASSQNAQTIPGNMFGIFFEEINHAGAGGLWAELVSNRGFEAGGSNTPSNIDPWLIIGDESNIIVATDRSSCFASNPIALRMEVLCGASGANACPSGGVGIYNPGYWGMNIERTKVYRVTMHIRSSESVKLTVSLTSSDGLQNLASHTIMGDKEDFAEWTKVEFDLQSNYTNTESRLQLTTTESGIIWFDQVSLMPSDTYMGHGFRKDLASMLANLKPRFLKFPGGNYVMGNYLINAFRWSETVGPWEERPGHFNDAWAYWTDDGLGFFEFLQLAEDLGACPVWVVNDGASIYQEVSSATIAAFVKDVVNGIEFARGDPETAWGSVRAAMGHPEPFQLYYVSIGNQECSKYYYKDNYVKFYSAIKASYPDIKIISSCDRSAISPVNPADLYDVHVYTSSGDMFSKSRMFDNTARNGPKAIVSEYAVTGSDAGRGTLIAALAEAAFLIGLERNSDMVEMASCAPLFVNDNDQRWNPDAIVFNSWQHYGCPNYWILHFFKDSSGAALHPSTIQLPNYDQLVTSAITWNNPHDGNTYLKIKVVNFGSKAVNLNISVTGLEADIQTFGSLKTVLTSGWLRDENSFQQPDKLLVYGGLGLAGRPEAEAVKVSLSIVYMFIFAWLEVALGGASYNPLTVLAAALASHGGPAVYVFTAFARIPAQVIGAVLGVNLIQLTFPNVGKGARLSVGAHHGALAEGLATFMVVMVSVTLKKKEMKSFFMKTWITSMWKNTIHILSSDITGGIMNPASAFAWAYARGDHTTFDHLLVYWLAPLQATLLGVWAVTYLTKSKKIKEQEADENKTKKE from the exons ATGGGCATCCCAAGGGCTTGTTCGGTTTGCTGGTTGTTCCATGTGCTGGTTCTTGTCTGTTCCTTGTGTCAGATATTTTATATTGGATCAGTGGTGGCACAAACTGCTCAGTTGACTGTGGATGCTTCATCTCAGAATGCTCAGACAATCCCTGGGAATATGTTTGGCATCTTCTTTGAG GAAATCAACCATGCTGGAGCTGGTGGATTGTGGGCGGAGCTTGTTAGCAACAGAG GTTTTGAAGCTGGTGGTTCTAATACTCCTTCAAACATTGACCCATGGTTGATCATTGGGGATGAATCCAATATTATTGTGGCAACAGATCGGTCATCCTGTTTTGCTAGTAACCCAATTGCACTTCGGATGGAAGTACTTTGCGGAGCTAGTGGAGCTAATGCTTGCCCATCAGGAGGAGTTGGAATCTACAATCCTGGTTACTGGGGCATG AACATTGAAAGAACAAAGGTTTATAGAGTTACCATGCACATTAGGTCATCAGAATCGGTGAAGCTGACAGTTTCTTTAACAAGTTCAGATGGTCTTCAAAATCTAGCTTCTCATACAATCAT GGGAGACAAAGAAGATTTTGCTGAGTGGACGAAGGTTGAATTTGATTTGCAATCAAATTATACAAATACTGAATCAAGACTTCAGCTTACAACCACCGAAAGTGGCATAATTTGGTTTGATCAAGTATCACTTATGCCATCAGATACTTATATG GGCCATGGTTTTCGTAAAGATCTTGCCTCTATGCTGGCAAATCTGAAGCCTCGATTTCTAAAATTTCCAG GTGGCAACTATGTAATGGGAAATTACCTTATAAATGCATTCCGCTGGAGTGAAACTGTTGGACCATGGGAAGAGAGACCTGGCCACTTCAACGATGCTTGGGCCTATTGGACTGATGATGGACTTGGGTTTTTTGAATTCCTCCAA CTAGCAGAAGACCTTGGTGCTTGCCCAGTTTGGGTGGTAAATGATG GGGCCAGCATCTATCAAGAAGTTTCATCAGCAACAATAGCTGCATTCGTAAag GATGTTGTTAATGGTATTGAGTTTGCCAGGGGAGACCCCGAGACTGCATGGGGTTCAGTTCGTGCAGCAATGGGACATCCAGAGCCCTTTCAGCTTTATTATGTTTCAATAGGAAATCAAGAATGTTCAAAGTACTACTATAAAG ATAACTACGTGAAGTTCTATTCTGCAATAAAAGCATCCTATCCAGACATCAAAATCATATCAAGCTGTGACAGATCTGCAATTTCACCAGTCAACCCAGCTGATTTGTATGATGTTCAT GTCTATACTTCATCAGGTGATATGTTTTCCAAATCTAGAATGTTTGATAACACAGCCCGTAATGGACCCAAG GCAATTGTTAGTGAATATGCTGTGACTGGAAGTGATGCTGGCCGAGGAACACTAATAGCTGCTTTAGCTGAAGCTGCATTTCTCATTGGATTAGAAAGGAACAG CGACATGGTTGAGATGGCAAGTTGTGCCCCACTCTTTGTAAATGACAATGATCAAAG GTGGAACCCAGATGCTATTGTCTTTAATTCATGGCAGCACTATGGATGTCCAAATTACTGGATTCTACACTTCTTCAAAGATTCAAGTGGCGCTGCACTTCATCCGTCCACTATTCAACTACCAAACTATGATCAATTGGTCACATCTGCTATCACGTGGAATAATCCACATGATGGGAACACTTACCTGAAAATAAAG GTTGTAAATTTTGGAAGCAAAGCTGTTAATCTGAATATATCTGTAACTGGGTTGGAAGCTGATATTCAGACATTTGGATCCTTAAAGACGGTTCTCACGTCAGGTTGGCTACGGGATGAGAACTCCTTCCAACAGCCCGACAAG CTGCTCGTGTACGGCGGGCTCGGCCTCGCGGGACGGCCCGAGGCCGAGGCCGTCAAGGTCTCGCTCTCCATCGTATACATGTTCATCTTCGCCTGGCTCGAGGTTGCCTTGGGCGGGGCCTCCTACAACCCGCTCACCGTCCTCGCCGCTGCGCTCGCCTCCCACGGCGGACCCGCCGTGTACGTGTTCACCGCCTTCGCGCGAATCCCAGCTCAG GTGATTGGGGCGGTTCTTGGAGTAAATCTCATTCAGTTAACTTTCCCTAATGTGGGTAAAGGAGCCCGCTTAAGTGTTGGTGCTCATCATGGTGCGTTAGCTGAAGGCTTAGCAACTTTCATGGTTGTTATGGTGTCAGTGACCCTGAAGAAGAAGGAGATGAAAAGTTTCTTTATGAAGACATGGATCACGAGCATGTGGAAGAACACAATTCATATCCTTAGCTCGGATATAACTGGAGGGATTATGAACCCTGCATCT GCTTTTGCTTGGGCGTATGCTCGTGGAGATCATACAACATTTGACCACCTACTGGTATATTGGCTGGCGCCCCTGCAAGCAACCCTGCTGGGAGTATGGGCAGTGACCTACTTAACTAAatccaagaagatcaaggagcaAGAAGCAGATGAAAACAAGACCAAGAAGGAATAG
- the LOC8083702 gene encoding alpha-L-arabinofuranosidase 1 isoform X1: MGIPRACSVCWLFHVLVLVCSLCQIFYIGSVVAQTAQLTVDASSQNAQTIPGNMFGIFFEEINHAGAGGLWAELVSNRGFEAGGSNTPSNIDPWLIIGDESNIIVATDRSSCFASNPIALRMEVLCGASGANACPSGGVGIYNPGYWGMNIERTKVYRVTMHIRSSESVKLTVSLTSSDGLQNLASHTIMGDKEDFAEWTKVEFDLQSNYTNTESRLQLTTTESGIIWFDQVSLMPSDTYMGHGFRKDLASMLANLKPRFLKFPGGNYVMGNYLINAFRWSETVGPWEERPGHFNDAWAYWTDDGLGFFEFLQLAEDLGACPVWVVNDGASIYQEVSSATIAAFVKDVVNGIEFARGDPETAWGSVRAAMGHPEPFQLYYVSIGNQECSKYYYKDNYVKFYSAIKASYPDIKIISSCDRSAISPVNPADLYDVHVYTSSGDMFSKSRMFDNTARNGPKAIVSEYAVTGSDAGRGTLIAALAEAAFLIGLERNSDMVEMASCAPLFVNDNDQRWNPDAIVFNSWQHYGCPNYWILHFFKDSSGAALHPSTIQLPNYDQLVTSAITWNNPHDGNTYLKIKVVNFGSKAVNLNISVTGLEADIQTFGSLKTVLTSGWLRDENSFQQPDKVVPAASPITNAGKQMGVVLNSYSLTSFDLLLDSDQSVPPVSVSSLHSSV, encoded by the exons ATGGGCATCCCAAGGGCTTGTTCGGTTTGCTGGTTGTTCCATGTGCTGGTTCTTGTCTGTTCCTTGTGTCAGATATTTTATATTGGATCAGTGGTGGCACAAACTGCTCAGTTGACTGTGGATGCTTCATCTCAGAATGCTCAGACAATCCCTGGGAATATGTTTGGCATCTTCTTTGAG GAAATCAACCATGCTGGAGCTGGTGGATTGTGGGCGGAGCTTGTTAGCAACAGAG GTTTTGAAGCTGGTGGTTCTAATACTCCTTCAAACATTGACCCATGGTTGATCATTGGGGATGAATCCAATATTATTGTGGCAACAGATCGGTCATCCTGTTTTGCTAGTAACCCAATTGCACTTCGGATGGAAGTACTTTGCGGAGCTAGTGGAGCTAATGCTTGCCCATCAGGAGGAGTTGGAATCTACAATCCTGGTTACTGGGGCATG AACATTGAAAGAACAAAGGTTTATAGAGTTACCATGCACATTAGGTCATCAGAATCGGTGAAGCTGACAGTTTCTTTAACAAGTTCAGATGGTCTTCAAAATCTAGCTTCTCATACAATCAT GGGAGACAAAGAAGATTTTGCTGAGTGGACGAAGGTTGAATTTGATTTGCAATCAAATTATACAAATACTGAATCAAGACTTCAGCTTACAACCACCGAAAGTGGCATAATTTGGTTTGATCAAGTATCACTTATGCCATCAGATACTTATATG GGCCATGGTTTTCGTAAAGATCTTGCCTCTATGCTGGCAAATCTGAAGCCTCGATTTCTAAAATTTCCAG GTGGCAACTATGTAATGGGAAATTACCTTATAAATGCATTCCGCTGGAGTGAAACTGTTGGACCATGGGAAGAGAGACCTGGCCACTTCAACGATGCTTGGGCCTATTGGACTGATGATGGACTTGGGTTTTTTGAATTCCTCCAA CTAGCAGAAGACCTTGGTGCTTGCCCAGTTTGGGTGGTAAATGATG GGGCCAGCATCTATCAAGAAGTTTCATCAGCAACAATAGCTGCATTCGTAAag GATGTTGTTAATGGTATTGAGTTTGCCAGGGGAGACCCCGAGACTGCATGGGGTTCAGTTCGTGCAGCAATGGGACATCCAGAGCCCTTTCAGCTTTATTATGTTTCAATAGGAAATCAAGAATGTTCAAAGTACTACTATAAAG ATAACTACGTGAAGTTCTATTCTGCAATAAAAGCATCCTATCCAGACATCAAAATCATATCAAGCTGTGACAGATCTGCAATTTCACCAGTCAACCCAGCTGATTTGTATGATGTTCAT GTCTATACTTCATCAGGTGATATGTTTTCCAAATCTAGAATGTTTGATAACACAGCCCGTAATGGACCCAAG GCAATTGTTAGTGAATATGCTGTGACTGGAAGTGATGCTGGCCGAGGAACACTAATAGCTGCTTTAGCTGAAGCTGCATTTCTCATTGGATTAGAAAGGAACAG CGACATGGTTGAGATGGCAAGTTGTGCCCCACTCTTTGTAAATGACAATGATCAAAG GTGGAACCCAGATGCTATTGTCTTTAATTCATGGCAGCACTATGGATGTCCAAATTACTGGATTCTACACTTCTTCAAAGATTCAAGTGGCGCTGCACTTCATCCGTCCACTATTCAACTACCAAACTATGATCAATTGGTCACATCTGCTATCACGTGGAATAATCCACATGATGGGAACACTTACCTGAAAATAAAG GTTGTAAATTTTGGAAGCAAAGCTGTTAATCTGAATATATCTGTAACTGGGTTGGAAGCTGATATTCAGACATTTGGATCCTTAAAGACGGTTCTCACGTCAGGTTGGCTACGGGATGAGAACTCCTTCCAACAGCCCGACAAG gtggttccggcggcgagtCCAATAACCAACGCGGGCAAGCAGATGGGTGTTGTTCTGAACTCATACTCCCTGACCTCATTTGATCTCCTCTTGGATTCGGACCAGTCGGTGCCTCCAGTCTCAGTGTCGAGCCTCCATTCCAGCGTGTGA
- the LOC8083704 gene encoding uncharacterized protein LOC8083704, with the protein MLHPLLAAVTAAVSSSFVSPPRRVPASPGPGRRRRRPGGFAVRCAPNGGGVTAGADTKSKLKVGSPIVIVEAPVMLKTAASVPSLRHNSGQVKAGDVGRIMARKPKDVWVVRLAVGSYLLDGKFFSPLDSDDGDGDEPQAQDE; encoded by the exons ATGCTACACCCATTGCTCGCGGCAGTAACAGCTGCCGTCTCTTCGTCCTTCGTCTCACCGCCGCGGCGAGTCCCGGCTTCTCCGGGTccgggacgacgacgacgacgtcctGGTGGCTTCGCGGTCCGGTGCGCGCCGAACGGAGGTGGCGTGACGGCAGGCGCCGACACGAAATCGAAGCTCAAGGTGGGCTCCCCGATCGTCATCGTCGAGGCGCCCGTGATGCTCAAGACCGCCGCGTCGGTGCCGTCGCTCCGGCACAACAGCGGTCAGGTCAAGGCCGGCGACGTCGGAAG GATCATGGCGCGGAAGCCCAAGGACGTCTGGGTCGTGCGGCTCGCCGTCGGCTCATACCTGCTGGACGGCAAGTTTTTCAGTCCCTTGGATTCTGACGACGGAGACGGTGATGAGCCCCAGGCCCAGGATGAATGA